A region of Streptomyces halobius DNA encodes the following proteins:
- a CDS encoding pyridoxal phosphate-dependent aminotransferase: protein MQFKQSSKMADVCYEIRGPVIEQADALEEAGHSVLRLNTGNPALFGFEAPEEILQDVIRNLSRAHGYTESRGILSARRAVAQHYQQNGLPDVDVDDVHLGNGVSELVSMAVQALLDDGDEVLIPAPDFPLWTAVTTLAGGKAVHYLCDESADWLPDLDDLASKITDRTRAMVIINPNNPTGAVYPRELLDGMLDLARRHQLMVFADEIYDRILYDDEVHHHAAVLAPDLVCLTFSGLSKAYRVAGFRSGWLVVSGPKEHAADYLEGLGTLASMRLCPNAPAQYAIQAALGGRQSIKDLVLPGGRLREQRDRAWQRLNEIPGVSCVKPKGALYAFPRLDPAVHKIHDDEKFVLDLLLREKIQVVQGTGFNWPRPDHFRILTLPHADDLDAAISRIGRFLAGYRQ from the coding sequence ATGCAGTTCAAGCAGTCGAGCAAGATGGCCGACGTCTGCTACGAGATCCGTGGGCCGGTGATCGAGCAGGCGGACGCGCTGGAGGAGGCGGGCCACAGCGTGCTGCGGCTGAACACCGGCAATCCCGCGCTGTTCGGCTTCGAGGCGCCCGAAGAGATCCTGCAGGACGTTATCCGCAATCTGTCCCGCGCCCACGGCTACACCGAGTCCCGCGGCATCCTCTCCGCCCGTCGCGCGGTGGCCCAGCACTACCAGCAGAACGGGCTCCCGGATGTCGACGTCGACGACGTCCATCTGGGCAACGGCGTCTCCGAGCTCGTCTCGATGGCGGTGCAGGCGCTGCTGGACGACGGCGATGAGGTGCTGATTCCCGCCCCGGACTTCCCGCTCTGGACGGCGGTCACCACGCTCGCCGGCGGCAAGGCCGTGCACTACCTCTGCGACGAGTCCGCGGACTGGCTGCCGGATCTCGACGACCTCGCCTCGAAGATCACCGACCGCACCCGGGCGATGGTGATCATCAACCCCAACAACCCGACCGGCGCCGTCTATCCGCGTGAACTTCTGGACGGCATGCTCGATCTCGCCCGGCGCCACCAGCTGATGGTGTTCGCGGACGAGATCTACGACCGGATCCTGTACGACGACGAGGTCCACCACCACGCCGCGGTGCTCGCCCCGGACCTGGTGTGCCTGACGTTCAGCGGTCTGTCCAAGGCGTACCGCGTGGCCGGATTCCGCTCCGGCTGGCTCGTCGTCTCCGGTCCCAAGGAGCACGCCGCGGACTATCTGGAGGGGCTGGGCACCCTCGCCTCCATGCGGCTGTGCCCGAACGCGCCCGCGCAGTACGCCATTCAGGCGGCGCTGGGCGGCCGGCAGAGCATCAAGGACCTCGTCCTGCCGGGCGGCCGGCTGCGCGAGCAGCGCGACCGGGCATGGCAGCGGCTGAACGAGATCCCGGGCGTCTCCTGCGTCAAACCCAAGGGCGCGCTGTACGCGTTCCCCCGGCTGGACCCCGCGGTGCACAAGATCCACGACGACGAGAAGTTCGTGCTCGACCTGCTGTTGCGGGAGAAGATCCAGGTCGTCCAGGGCACCGGCTTCAACTGGCCGCGCCCGGACCACTTCCGCATCCTCACCCTCCCGCACGCCGATGACCTCGATGCGGCGATCAGCCGGATCGGACGGTTCCTGGCGGGCTATCGGCAGTGA
- a CDS encoding winged helix-turn-helix transcriptional regulator, translating into MPRRSYDQYCAVARALDAVGDRWTLLIVRELLGGSRRYTELHADLPGVSTDMLASRLKDMERDGLVTRRRLAARGTASVYELTPRGRALLPALSALADWGAPALGEKRPTDALRAHWFAVPLLARLARHFSGDVDVVQISLDEGEFHITLGPDGPGYADGPAERPDVRLRMDTTTCADVAYDRISLAQGIESGRIAVAPLCA; encoded by the coding sequence ATGCCGCGCCGAAGTTATGACCAGTACTGCGCCGTCGCCCGCGCCCTGGACGCCGTGGGGGACCGCTGGACGCTCCTGATCGTCCGGGAACTCCTGGGCGGTTCCCGGCGCTACACCGAACTCCATGCCGACCTGCCGGGCGTCAGCACCGACATGCTCGCCTCCCGCCTCAAGGACATGGAACGGGACGGCCTCGTCACCCGCCGCCGGCTCGCCGCGCGCGGCACCGCCTCCGTCTACGAACTCACCCCGCGCGGCCGCGCCCTGCTGCCCGCACTCTCCGCCCTCGCCGACTGGGGCGCGCCCGCCCTGGGGGAGAAGCGCCCGACGGACGCCCTGCGGGCCCACTGGTTCGCCGTACCCCTCCTGGCGCGGCTCGCCCGCCACTTCTCCGGCGACGTCGATGTCGTCCAGATCTCCCTGGACGAAGGCGAGTTCCACATCACGCTCGGGCCGGACGGCCCCGGCTACGCCGACGGCCCGGCCGAACGCCCGGACGTCCGCCTCCGGATGGACACCACGACCTGCGCCGATGTCGCGTACGATCGCATCTCCCTCGCACAGGGCATCGAATCGGGCCGAATCGCGGTCGCCCCCCTGTGCGCCTAA
- a CDS encoding phosphatase domain-containing protein: protein MTTLPLAVFDLDGTLADSGHRQHLLERTPRDWRAFFAAAPDDPPLAEGVALALSSAEDCEVVYLTGRPERCRRDTLAWLARHGLPKGRLWMRPDSDRRPARHTKLEILHRMAEGRKVRKVVDDDELVCDACEKAGFPVIRARWAMSSEAMKGAQGVEGRT from the coding sequence ATGACGACACTCCCCTTGGCGGTCTTCGACCTGGACGGCACCCTCGCCGACTCCGGTCACCGGCAGCATCTGCTCGAACGCACCCCACGCGACTGGCGGGCCTTCTTCGCGGCGGCCCCCGACGACCCGCCGCTAGCCGAGGGGGTGGCCCTCGCGCTGAGCAGCGCCGAGGACTGCGAGGTCGTCTACCTCACCGGCCGCCCCGAGCGCTGCCGCCGCGACACCCTTGCCTGGCTCGCCCGACACGGCCTGCCGAAAGGCCGGTTGTGGATGCGCCCCGACAGCGACCGGCGCCCGGCCCGGCACACCAAGCTGGAGATACTGCACCGCATGGCCGAGGGTCGTAAGGTCCGAAAAGTCGTCGATGACGATGAACTCGTCTGCGACGCATGCGAGAAGGCCGGATTTCCCGTCATACGGGCGAGGTGGGCGATGTCGTCCGAGGCGATGAAGGGGGCTCAGGGGGTGGAGGGGCGTACGTAG
- the egtB gene encoding ergothioneine biosynthesis protein EgtB: MTMDPESLRERAASALLAARDRTRLLTTCVEEPDLVAQHSPLMSPLVWDLAHIGNQEEQWLLRTVGGRDALRPDIDSVYDAFEHPRAERPSLPLLPPAEAHGYVSDVRDRVLDILEHTPLRGGPLLDSGFAFGMIAQHEQQHDETMLITHQLRRGPAVLTEAEPLIAPEDDILPSEVLVPGGPFTMGSSAEPWALDNERPAHRRLVRSFLIDTTPVSNGAYQRFIEDGGYDDPRWWAADGWAYVREHGLRAPLFWRHEGSQWLRRRFGVTEAVPPDEPVLHVSWYEADAYARWAGRRLPTEAEWEKAARHDPADGRAMRYPWGDEDPTPAHANLGQRHLRPAPIGSYPDGQSPLGVRQLIGDVWEWTASDFLPYPGFVAFPYREYSEVFFGDRYKVLRGGSFAVDPVACRGTFRNWDLPVRRQIFSGFRTARDADPAAGV, translated from the coding sequence GTGACCATGGATCCCGAGTCGCTCCGGGAGCGCGCGGCCTCGGCGCTGCTCGCCGCCCGCGACCGTACCCGCCTGCTGACCACCTGCGTCGAGGAACCCGATCTCGTCGCACAGCACTCCCCGCTCATGTCACCGCTGGTGTGGGACCTGGCGCACATCGGCAACCAGGAGGAGCAGTGGCTGCTGCGCACCGTCGGCGGCCGCGACGCGCTGCGCCCGGACATCGACTCCGTCTACGACGCCTTCGAGCACCCACGCGCCGAACGCCCCTCGCTGCCGCTGCTGCCCCCCGCCGAGGCACACGGCTATGTCTCCGACGTCCGCGACCGGGTGCTGGACATCCTGGAGCACACCCCGCTGCGCGGCGGCCCGCTGCTCGACTCCGGCTTCGCCTTCGGCATGATCGCGCAGCACGAGCAGCAGCACGACGAGACCATGCTCATCACGCACCAGCTGCGCCGGGGGCCCGCCGTGCTCACCGAGGCGGAGCCGTTGATCGCTCCTGAGGATGACATCCTCCCGTCCGAAGTCCTCGTCCCCGGCGGCCCGTTCACCATGGGCTCCTCGGCCGAGCCCTGGGCGCTGGACAACGAACGGCCCGCGCACCGACGCCTGGTGCGCTCCTTCCTCATCGACACCACACCGGTCAGCAACGGCGCCTACCAGCGGTTCATCGAGGACGGCGGGTACGACGACCCGCGCTGGTGGGCGGCGGACGGCTGGGCGTACGTCCGGGAACACGGGCTGCGCGCACCGCTGTTCTGGCGGCACGAGGGCAGCCAGTGGCTGCGCCGCCGGTTCGGGGTGACCGAGGCGGTGCCGCCCGACGAACCGGTACTGCATGTCAGCTGGTACGAGGCGGACGCGTACGCCCGCTGGGCGGGCCGGCGGCTGCCGACCGAGGCCGAGTGGGAGAAGGCCGCCCGGCACGATCCGGCCGACGGGCGGGCGATGCGCTACCCATGGGGCGACGAGGACCCGACGCCGGCGCACGCCAACCTCGGCCAGCGGCACCTGCGCCCCGCGCCCATCGGCAGCTATCCGGACGGCCAGTCACCGCTCGGCGTACGGCAGTTGATCGGCGACGTATGGGAGTGGACGGCCAGCGACTTCCTGCCGTATCCGGGGTTCGTCGCGTTCCCCTACCGGGAGTACTCGGAGGTGTTCTTCGGCGACCGGTACAAGGTGCTGCGCGGCGGCTCCTTCGCGGTCGACCCGGTCGCGTGCCGGGGCACGTTCCGCAACTGGGATCTGCCGGTCCGGCGGCAGATCTTCTCCGGGTTCCGCACCGCCCGGGACGCCGACCCGGCGGCGGGCGTATGA
- a CDS encoding phosphatidylinositol-specific phospholipase C domain-containing protein produces MKKTRCVGTIAVATAAVIAATGPAGAEPAVTTYDTSTSVGVHNAYEKDKYSYFADALDSGAALVEIDVWANGFGSSWRVSHSTPLGNDNNCVGASTVAELRAKDRDQDLGGCLADMKAWHDANPGHRPIMVKVEMKDGFHAKGGRGPAEFDALVRQKLGDAVYGPGDLTAGHATPDEAARAGAWPARSELAGKFLFELIPGTVEEDNPFDKLWTDVEYATHLKNLARQGKLAQATAFPAVHGAAAGDPRERYTDPALRPWFVVFDGDAATYLNGSIDAAWYDTRHYLLVMTDAHKVPPVIDGTHPTEAEALARVRQLAAAHASFATADWYALPPVLQTVVRRGA; encoded by the coding sequence ATGAAGAAGACGCGGTGCGTGGGGACGATCGCTGTCGCGACTGCGGCGGTGATCGCGGCGACCGGACCGGCGGGGGCCGAGCCGGCCGTCACGACATACGACACCAGCACGTCCGTGGGCGTTCACAACGCCTACGAAAAGGACAAGTATTCCTATTTCGCCGACGCATTGGACTCCGGTGCCGCGCTCGTCGAAATCGACGTCTGGGCCAACGGGTTCGGCTCGTCCTGGCGGGTCTCGCACAGCACCCCGCTCGGGAACGACAACAACTGCGTGGGTGCCTCGACCGTCGCGGAACTCCGCGCCAAGGACCGTGACCAGGACCTCGGCGGCTGCCTCGCCGACATGAAGGCCTGGCACGACGCCAACCCCGGCCACCGGCCGATCATGGTCAAGGTCGAGATGAAGGACGGTTTCCACGCCAAGGGCGGCCGTGGACCCGCCGAGTTCGACGCCCTGGTGCGGCAGAAGCTCGGCGACGCGGTCTACGGCCCCGGGGACCTGACCGCGGGCCACGCCACACCGGACGAGGCGGCGCGGGCCGGCGCCTGGCCCGCGCGCTCCGAACTCGCCGGCAAGTTCCTGTTCGAGCTGATACCCGGCACCGTCGAGGAGGACAACCCGTTCGACAAGCTGTGGACCGACGTGGAGTACGCCACCCATCTCAAGAACCTTGCCCGGCAGGGAAAGCTGGCGCAGGCAACGGCGTTCCCGGCGGTGCACGGCGCGGCCGCGGGCGACCCGCGCGAGCGCTACACCGACCCCGCGCTGCGCCCCTGGTTCGTGGTATTCGACGGCGACGCCGCCACCTACCTGAACGGCAGCATCGACGCCGCCTGGTACGACACCCGCCACTACCTCCTGGTCATGACGGACGCGCACAAGGTCCCGCCGGTGATCGACGGCACCCACCCGACGGAGGCGGAGGCGCTGGCCCGCGTCCGTCAACTCGCCGCGGCGCACGCGAGTTTCGCGACGGCCGACTGGTATGCGCTGCCGCCCGTGCTGCAGACGGTGGTACGGCGCGGGGCCTGA
- the egtA gene encoding ergothioneine biosynthesis glutamate--cysteine ligase EgtA, whose amino-acid sequence MPARPATTEAELEAHLRGICFKTGPPRRIGVEIEWLVHDARNPRCPVEPTRLHAAATALRALPLTSLLTFEPGGQLELSSLPATSLSACIEAVTADLALIRPAMLAMGLGMAGHGHNPWHAPRRVLTHPRYNAMEAYFDRWGAAGRSMMCGTASVQVCVDAGYEEPGPLGLGRRWLLAHLLGAVLTAAFANSPTSEGCPTGYRTTRQVVWSQLDPERTLAPPQGPDPRGAWARYVLDAPVMCIRSEDGPWDAPEGLTFRQWFRTGGPPRPPTQEDLDYHVTTLFPPVRPRGHLELRMIDAQAGDSGWIVPLAVTAALFDDPEAAERAYRAVKPLAETAGSRPAPRNPLWRRAARGALTDPELHTAAVACFAAAQEALPRLGASPDVRAAVADFTERYVARGRCPADDHLDALYAADTADMPPETPLETRLRTPPDRTHPTAPAQPPVSELAFRKDSQ is encoded by the coding sequence ATGCCCGCACGCCCTGCGACAACGGAAGCGGAACTGGAAGCTCACCTACGCGGAATCTGCTTCAAGACCGGACCGCCACGCCGCATCGGCGTCGAGATCGAATGGCTGGTGCACGACGCGCGCAACCCCCGATGTCCGGTCGAACCGACTCGGCTGCACGCCGCGGCCACCGCACTGCGCGCCCTCCCCCTCACGTCCCTCCTCACCTTCGAACCCGGCGGCCAGCTGGAGCTCAGCTCGCTGCCCGCCACCTCCCTCAGCGCCTGCATCGAGGCCGTCACGGCCGATCTCGCGCTGATCCGGCCCGCCATGCTCGCCATGGGCCTGGGCATGGCCGGTCACGGTCACAACCCCTGGCACGCGCCCCGCCGCGTGCTGACCCATCCCCGCTACAACGCCATGGAGGCGTACTTCGACCGCTGGGGCGCGGCCGGGCGGTCCATGATGTGCGGCACCGCGTCCGTGCAGGTGTGTGTGGACGCCGGGTACGAGGAGCCGGGACCGCTCGGGCTCGGGCGGCGCTGGCTGCTGGCCCATCTGCTGGGGGCGGTGCTGACCGCGGCGTTCGCCAACTCGCCGACGAGCGAGGGCTGTCCGACGGGCTACCGGACCACCCGCCAGGTCGTGTGGTCCCAGCTCGATCCGGAGCGTACGCTCGCCCCGCCCCAGGGGCCGGACCCACGGGGCGCCTGGGCCCGCTACGTTCTGGACGCCCCGGTGATGTGCATCCGCTCCGAGGACGGCCCGTGGGACGCCCCGGAGGGCCTCACCTTCCGCCAATGGTTCCGTACGGGCGGGCCCCCCAGACCGCCCACCCAGGAGGACCTCGACTACCACGTCACCACGCTCTTCCCGCCCGTACGGCCACGCGGCCATCTGGAGCTGCGCATGATCGACGCGCAGGCGGGCGACTCCGGCTGGATCGTGCCCCTGGCCGTCACGGCCGCGCTGTTCGACGACCCGGAGGCCGCCGAGCGAGCCTATCGCGCCGTCAAACCGCTCGCGGAGACGGCCGGTTCGCGTCCCGCACCGCGCAATCCGCTGTGGCGGCGCGCGGCACGCGGGGCGCTGACGGACCCGGAGCTGCACACCGCGGCGGTGGCCTGCTTCGCCGCCGCGCAGGAAGCCCTGCCCCGGCTCGGCGCCTCTCCCGATGTGCGCGCGGCCGTCGCGGACTTCACCGAGCGCTATGTGGCCCGCGGCCGCTGTCCCGCGGACGATCACCTCGACGCCCTGTACGCGGCGGATACGGCCGACATGCCCCCGGAGACGCCCCTGGAGACACGCTTACGGACACCCCCGGACCGCACCCACCCCACGGCCCCGGCCCAGCCCCCCGTCAGCGAGCTCGCCTTCCGGAAGGACAGCCAGTGA
- a CDS encoding DUF2165 domain-containing protein, producing the protein MTSKRPASKGPATGLPLAAAVLTGTVALYIALVAFGNITDFDTNREFVRHVLAMDTTFKDDDLMWRAVTSRSLQDTAYLAIITWEVLAAVVLVAATGLWAVGLRNGNRTARARQVATVGLLMVLLLFGAGFLAIGGEWFAMWQSEDWNGVEAATRNFTVAGIALLVTLRSA; encoded by the coding sequence ATGACCAGCAAGAGACCGGCAAGCAAGGGTCCGGCCACGGGGCTGCCACTCGCGGCGGCCGTGCTCACGGGGACGGTCGCGCTCTATATCGCGCTCGTCGCCTTCGGCAATATCACCGACTTCGACACCAATCGGGAGTTCGTCCGCCACGTCCTGGCCATGGACACCACATTCAAGGACGACGACCTGATGTGGCGCGCCGTCACCTCACGCTCGCTGCAGGACACCGCTTATCTGGCGATCATCACCTGGGAGGTGCTGGCCGCGGTGGTGCTGGTCGCGGCCACCGGATTGTGGGCGGTCGGCCTACGGAACGGGAACCGCACCGCCCGCGCTCGGCAGGTGGCCACCGTGGGGCTGCTGATGGTGCTGTTGCTCTTCGGGGCGGGATTCCTGGCCATCGGTGGCGAGTGGTTCGCGATGTGGCAGTCCGAGGACTGGAACGGGGTGGAGGCGGCGACCCGGAACTTCACCGTTGCGGGGATCGCTCTGCTGGTGACGCTGCGCTCTGCCTGA
- a CDS encoding trypsin-like serine peptidase: METSEHHPVPAEGADDAGGPAGDREPDEPPCQDGPACTGHRRAGVPLRVTLALTLLTVVTGGAALALRSGPGDPSLAPGDAARGTYSADRAAGDAAAASVLAGGYTERPGPPGTTLHSGASASPPASRPPVAAPAAPAPPIGALFSPAPDAGPDDAPTHHCTASVVHSPAGDLVATAAHCVHDGGFRTRLVFAPGLHDGIAPYGLWVPTRIDVDPRWISDQDPDHDVAFLRVRRAGREDRRIEALTGAERIRFHAPAGRPAQLTGYPLDRDTPVSCRHTADAEGPSQFRFPCAGFPDGTSGGPLLTDLDPATGTGSLIGVIGGLDGGGDDNTSYSSRFDEDIAALYRRATTAQLWRGRAPRLP, encoded by the coding sequence GTGGAGACGAGCGAACACCATCCCGTACCGGCGGAGGGCGCGGACGACGCGGGCGGGCCGGCCGGGGACCGGGAACCGGACGAACCGCCGTGCCAGGACGGACCGGCCTGTACGGGACACCGCCGGGCCGGTGTTCCGCTGCGCGTGACGCTGGCGCTCACGCTTCTCACGGTCGTCACGGGCGGTGCGGCGCTGGCGCTCCGGTCCGGGCCGGGTGATCCGTCTCTGGCGCCCGGGGACGCCGCCAGGGGGACGTACAGCGCCGACCGGGCGGCGGGTGACGCGGCGGCCGCGTCGGTGCTCGCCGGAGGCTACACGGAGCGGCCAGGGCCCCCGGGGACGACGCTCCACAGCGGCGCGTCCGCCTCGCCGCCCGCCTCCCGGCCCCCCGTCGCCGCCCCGGCGGCCCCCGCTCCCCCCATCGGCGCCCTCTTCTCCCCCGCGCCCGATGCCGGCCCCGACGACGCCCCGACGCACCACTGCACCGCGAGCGTGGTGCACTCCCCGGCGGGGGACCTCGTCGCCACCGCCGCGCACTGTGTGCACGACGGCGGCTTCCGCACCCGGCTGGTGTTCGCACCCGGCCTGCACGACGGGATCGCGCCGTACGGCCTGTGGGTGCCCACCCGGATCGATGTCGACCCGCGCTGGATCAGCGACCAGGACCCCGACCATGACGTGGCGTTCCTCAGGGTGCGCAGGGCCGGCCGGGAGGACCGGCGGATCGAGGCCCTGACCGGTGCCGAACGGATCCGGTTCCACGCGCCGGCCGGGCGCCCGGCGCAGCTGACCGGCTATCCCCTCGACCGGGACACGCCGGTCAGCTGCCGGCACACGGCGGACGCGGAAGGGCCGTCCCAGTTCCGCTTTCCCTGCGCCGGATTCCCGGACGGCACGAGCGGCGGGCCGCTGCTCACCGACCTCGATCCGGCCACCGGCACCGGCTCGCTGATCGGTGTGATCGGTGGACTGGACGGTGGTGGCGACGACAACACGTCGTACAGCAGCAGGTTCGACGAGGACATTGCCGCGCTCTACCGGCGAGCGACGACGGCACAGCTGTGGCGCGGCCGCGCGCCACGGCTCCCGTAG
- the egtD gene encoding L-histidine N(alpha)-methyltransferase, producing MSPLTITRTLPVDATAAALRADVADGLSRTPKQLPPKWFYDARGSELFEEITRLPEYYPTRAEREILLTRSAHVAAATGARTLVELGSGSSDKTRHLIGALTGLHTYLPIDVSESALTAAGEALLAEHPALTVHALVADFQQGIALPTTPGPRLLAFLGGTLGNLLPEERAAFLRSVHAMLAPGDALLLGTDLVKDESTLVTAYDDAQGVTAAFNKNVLHVINRELDGDFDPEDFDHVALWNAEQEWIEMRLRARTDLTAKIPAVDLAVSFTQGEEVRTEVSAKFREDGVRAELAAAGLVLSQWWTDSAERFALSLSFRV from the coding sequence GTGAGCCCCCTCACCATCACCCGCACCCTGCCCGTCGACGCCACCGCCGCCGCGCTGCGCGCCGATGTCGCCGACGGCCTGTCCCGTACACCCAAACAGCTGCCGCCCAAGTGGTTCTACGACGCCCGCGGCAGCGAGCTGTTCGAAGAGATCACCAGACTGCCCGAGTACTACCCCACCCGCGCCGAGCGGGAGATCCTGCTCACCCGCTCCGCGCATGTCGCGGCGGCCACCGGGGCCCGTACCCTCGTCGAGCTGGGCTCCGGCTCGTCCGACAAGACCCGCCATCTCATCGGCGCGCTGACCGGCCTGCACACCTATCTCCCCATCGACGTCAGCGAATCCGCGCTGACCGCGGCGGGCGAGGCACTGCTCGCCGAGCACCCCGCACTGACCGTGCACGCACTGGTCGCCGACTTCCAGCAGGGCATCGCGCTGCCCACGACGCCCGGTCCGCGCCTGCTCGCGTTCCTCGGCGGCACCCTCGGCAATCTGCTCCCCGAGGAGCGGGCCGCCTTCCTGCGCTCCGTCCACGCCATGCTCGCCCCGGGAGACGCCCTGCTCCTGGGCACCGACCTGGTCAAGGACGAGTCGACGCTCGTCACCGCGTACGACGACGCCCAGGGCGTGACCGCCGCCTTCAACAAGAACGTCCTCCACGTCATCAACCGCGAGCTGGACGGTGACTTCGACCCGGAGGACTTCGACCACGTCGCCCTGTGGAACGCCGAGCAGGAGTGGATCGAGATGCGTCTGCGGGCCCGTACGGACCTGACGGCCAAGATCCCCGCGGTGGACCTGGCGGTGTCCTTCACCCAGGGCGAGGAGGTACGGACGGAGGTCTCCGCCAAGTTCCGCGAGGACGGTGTGCGTGCCGAACTGGCGGCTGCTGGGCTGGTATTGAGCCAGTGGTGGACGGACAGCGCGGAACGCTTCGCGCTGTCGCTGTCGTTCCGCGTCTGA
- the egtC gene encoding ergothioneine biosynthesis protein EgtC: MCRHIAYLGPEIPFGQVILGPPDGLYRQSWAPRRQVYGTVNADGFGVGWYAPGDPVPARYRRAGPIWADDLLPDLARVVRTGALLAAVRDATEADADAEAAAAPFAAGRYLFSHNGAVTGWPDSLAPLAAALPPQELLRLQARCDTAFLWALVQHRLALGDDPGTALAGTVTAVAGAAPGSRLNLLLTDGTTIAATAYGDTLCHLAVPGGGRVVASEPYDDSPHWTDVPDGTLLVATRTDIHLTPLKEPAA, encoded by the coding sequence ATGTGCCGTCACATTGCCTACCTTGGACCGGAGATACCCTTCGGCCAGGTGATCCTCGGCCCGCCGGACGGTCTGTACCGGCAGTCGTGGGCACCGCGCCGTCAGGTGTACGGCACGGTCAACGCGGACGGCTTCGGCGTCGGCTGGTACGCGCCGGGCGACCCGGTGCCCGCCCGGTACCGCAGGGCCGGGCCGATCTGGGCCGACGATCTGCTGCCCGACCTGGCACGAGTGGTGCGCACCGGCGCGCTGCTCGCCGCCGTACGCGATGCCACCGAGGCGGACGCGGACGCCGAGGCGGCGGCCGCGCCGTTCGCCGCCGGCCGCTATCTGTTCAGCCACAACGGCGCGGTGACCGGCTGGCCGGACTCGCTGGCGCCGCTGGCCGCCGCTCTCCCTCCGCAGGAGCTGCTGCGGCTGCAGGCCCGCTGCGACACGGCGTTCCTGTGGGCGCTGGTCCAGCACCGGCTGGCGCTCGGCGACGACCCGGGCACGGCGCTGGCCGGCACCGTCACGGCGGTGGCCGGTGCCGCCCCGGGATCGCGGCTCAACCTGCTGCTCACCGACGGCACCACCATCGCCGCCACCGCCTACGGCGACACGCTGTGCCACCTGGCCGTTCCCGGAGGCGGCAGGGTCGTCGCCTCCGAGCCGTACGACGATTCCCCCCACTGGACCGACGTCCCCGACGGCACCCTGCTCGTCGCCACCCGTACGGACATCCACCTCACCCCGCTCAAGGAGCCCGCTGCGTGA